In the genome of Nocardioides seonyuensis, one region contains:
- a CDS encoding 50S ribosomal protein bL37, whose translation MGKTGRKRRARKKKGANHGKRPNA comes from the coding sequence ATGGGCAAGACCGGACGCAAGCGCCGCGCTCGCAAGAAGAAGGGCGCGAACCACGGCAAGCGCCCCAACGCCTGA
- a CDS encoding thioesterase family protein → MPDLAAALTFTVTDTDTAIAVGSGALPVLGTPRLLAWCEAATCAAIESALADGSTSVGTRVSLEHLAASPVGAEVEVSASSSYVDGRLHRFTVSARHTADGKVVAAGEVTRVVVDADRFMSRVG, encoded by the coding sequence ATGCCCGATCTGGCCGCCGCGCTCACCTTCACCGTCACCGACACCGACACCGCGATCGCGGTCGGCAGCGGGGCCCTGCCCGTGCTGGGCACCCCCCGGCTGCTCGCCTGGTGCGAGGCCGCGACGTGCGCGGCGATCGAGTCGGCCCTCGCAGACGGGAGCACCAGCGTGGGCACCCGGGTGAGCCTGGAGCACCTGGCTGCCAGCCCGGTCGGAGCCGAGGTCGAGGTCAGCGCCTCGTCGTCGTACGTCGACGGTCGCCTGCACCGGTTCACCGTCTCGGCGCGGCACACCGCCGACGGCAAGGTGGTCGCCGCCGGCGAGGTGACGCGGGTCGTGGTCGACGCTGACCGCTTCATGTCACGCGTCGGCTGA
- a CDS encoding SigE family RNA polymerase sigma factor → MTRSRAHDGAVDIAELYAAHRLSLVRLAILLVDDLASAEDVVQDAFTALTRRRGAMDDPSKALGYLRVSVVNASRSALRRRRTARAYVPPQEVGPATPEDRFVVAEEHREVVAALRELAPRQREVVVLRYWSGLSEAEIATTLDISRGTVKSTASRALAALERALDRQEDVR, encoded by the coding sequence GTGACCCGCAGCCGCGCCCACGACGGCGCCGTCGACATCGCCGAGCTCTATGCCGCCCACCGGCTCTCGCTCGTGCGGCTGGCCATCCTGCTGGTGGACGACCTCGCCTCGGCCGAGGACGTCGTCCAGGACGCGTTCACCGCCCTCACGCGGCGCCGCGGGGCGATGGACGACCCGTCCAAGGCCCTTGGCTATCTCCGGGTGTCCGTGGTCAACGCCTCGCGGTCGGCGCTGCGGCGCCGGCGCACCGCTCGTGCCTACGTGCCGCCCCAGGAGGTCGGGCCGGCCACTCCCGAGGACCGCTTCGTGGTGGCGGAGGAGCACCGCGAGGTCGTGGCCGCCCTGCGCGAGCTGGCCCCGCGCCAGCGCGAGGTCGTGGTGCTGCGCTACTGGTCCGGCCTCTCCGAGGCGGAGATCGCCACCACCCTCGACATCAGCCGCGGCACCGTGAAGTCCACGGCCAGCCGCGCGCTCGCAGCCCTCGAGCGAGCCCTGGACCGACAGGAGGACGTGCGATGA
- a CDS encoding acetolactate synthase, with protein MTSEPTETSTSSTGEITGHSGELAVQVARAHGVETMFTLSGAHVFPMYDGAVKTQQDGQGPAMRLLDVRHEQTAAFAAEATGKLTRVPGLAVLTAGPGVTNGISAIAQAQFAGSPMVVVGGRAPQNRWGTGALQELDQPPIIAPIAKSARTLMTAADVAEGMDEAFTLARSSHRGPVFVDIPMDEFFNSASGTVGAGGTTRLEPDPEAVRRVAGLLAEASRPVLILSTDVWADGAEEAALRFVEDLGVPTLTNGMGRGILPGGHRHLVTKARGAALSGADLVVVVGTPLDFRLGYGVFGGPDKNPDGAFAKVVHVADSPGQVSGHADLAASVAGDLTTVLDGIQAAIESGAKPDWSAWSDQLADLVKAATARDAELLTAEADPIHPARIYGELVPRLADDSVVIGDGGDFVSFAGKFVEPKRPGGWLDPGPYGCLGAGLGSAIAARIARPSAQVTLLLGDGAAGFSLMDVDTLVRHDLPVVMVMGNNSAWGLEKGPMQMLYGYDVAADLAQRTPYDQVVTALGGAGETVTDPTQIGPALDRAYASGVPYLVNVITDVEAAYPRNTFGI; from the coding sequence ATGACCTCAGAGCCCACCGAGACGTCCACGAGCAGCACCGGCGAGATCACCGGACACAGCGGAGAGCTGGCTGTCCAGGTCGCCCGCGCGCACGGCGTCGAGACCATGTTCACCCTCTCCGGGGCCCACGTGTTCCCGATGTACGACGGCGCGGTCAAGACTCAGCAGGACGGTCAGGGCCCCGCGATGCGACTGCTCGACGTGCGCCACGAGCAGACCGCGGCGTTCGCCGCCGAGGCCACCGGCAAGCTGACCCGCGTGCCGGGCCTGGCGGTGCTGACGGCCGGACCCGGCGTCACCAACGGCATCTCGGCGATCGCCCAGGCGCAGTTCGCCGGCTCCCCCATGGTCGTCGTCGGTGGTCGTGCCCCGCAGAACCGCTGGGGCACCGGCGCGCTGCAGGAGCTCGACCAGCCGCCGATCATCGCTCCCATCGCGAAGTCCGCACGCACCCTGATGACTGCCGCCGACGTGGCTGAGGGGATGGACGAGGCATTCACCCTCGCACGTTCCAGCCACCGGGGGCCCGTCTTCGTCGACATCCCCATGGACGAGTTCTTCAACTCCGCCAGCGGCACGGTCGGCGCAGGCGGGACGACCCGCCTCGAGCCCGACCCCGAGGCCGTCCGCAGGGTCGCGGGCCTGCTCGCCGAGGCGTCGCGTCCCGTGCTGATCCTCAGCACCGACGTGTGGGCCGACGGCGCCGAGGAGGCGGCGCTGCGCTTCGTCGAGGACCTCGGTGTCCCCACCCTCACCAACGGCATGGGCCGCGGCATCCTGCCCGGCGGTCACCGTCACCTCGTGACCAAGGCCCGCGGCGCCGCACTCTCCGGTGCCGACCTCGTGGTGGTCGTGGGCACGCCGCTCGACTTCCGCCTCGGCTACGGCGTCTTCGGCGGCCCCGACAAGAACCCTGACGGCGCGTTCGCCAAGGTCGTGCACGTCGCCGACTCCCCCGGTCAGGTGTCCGGCCACGCCGACCTCGCCGCGTCGGTCGCCGGCGACCTCACCACCGTCCTCGACGGCATCCAGGCGGCGATCGAGAGCGGCGCCAAGCCCGACTGGTCCGCCTGGTCCGACCAGCTCGCCGACCTGGTCAAGGCCGCCACCGCCCGCGACGCCGAGCTGCTCACCGCCGAGGCCGACCCGATCCACCCCGCCCGAATCTACGGCGAGCTCGTGCCTCGTCTCGCCGACGACTCGGTGGTCATCGGCGACGGTGGCGACTTCGTGTCCTTCGCCGGCAAGTTCGTGGAGCCGAAGCGGCCCGGCGGCTGGCTCGACCCCGGACCCTACGGCTGCCTGGGCGCCGGCCTGGGCTCTGCCATCGCCGCCAGGATCGCTCGCCCGTCGGCGCAGGTGACCCTGCTGCTGGGCGACGGCGCCGCGGGGTTCTCGCTGATGGACGTCGACACCCTCGTCCGACACGACCTCCCCGTCGTCATGGTCATGGGCAACAACTCCGCCTGGGGCCTGGAGAAGGGCCCCATGCAGATGCTCTACGGCTACGACGTGGCCGCCGACCTCGCCCAGCGGACGCCGTACGACCAGGTGGTCACGGCGCTCGGCGGTGCGGGCGAGACCGTCACCGACCCCACGCAGATCGGCCCGGCGCTCGACCGCGCCTACGCGTCGGGGGTGCCCTACCTCGTCAACGTCATCACCGACGTGGAGGCGGCCTACCCGCGCAACACCTTCGGGATCTGA
- a CDS encoding DUF2785 domain-containing protein, producing MVSDYWQQVQRTGLQVPADRPLDELTAELTSMLGSTAAEVRDGTAYPVLATWIDRGVYDDLLAGLGDGMVAGLQSGLGESGTDSVFRRSFSALVLSECLQHNNERHLLPGSKVLEWGDHIATWYLRERDTRGYVQGKGWAHAIAHGADAIGVLAGSPHFAANELTVLLDVVADRLLMPSSAPLLSGEPDRMAVATMAVLRRNVVSLSILEPWIARIAASARALGSATENPYARTLDPQNFLRALFVQLSLAADPPQVRPDLLLTVIDALRATNSEYLQAPRQPAEVD from the coding sequence ATGGTCTCGGACTACTGGCAGCAGGTGCAGCGCACCGGCCTCCAGGTGCCGGCCGACCGCCCCCTGGACGAGCTGACCGCCGAGCTGACCTCGATGCTCGGCTCCACGGCCGCGGAGGTGCGCGACGGCACCGCCTACCCGGTGCTGGCGACCTGGATCGACCGCGGGGTCTACGACGACCTCCTCGCCGGGCTGGGTGATGGGATGGTGGCGGGGCTCCAGAGCGGGCTGGGCGAGTCGGGGACCGACTCGGTCTTCCGACGCAGCTTCAGCGCACTGGTCCTCTCCGAGTGCCTCCAGCACAACAACGAGCGGCACCTGCTGCCGGGATCCAAGGTCCTGGAGTGGGGCGATCACATCGCGACGTGGTACCTGCGGGAGCGTGACACCCGCGGCTACGTGCAGGGGAAGGGGTGGGCCCATGCGATCGCCCACGGAGCGGACGCGATCGGGGTCCTCGCCGGGTCTCCCCACTTCGCCGCCAACGAGCTCACCGTCCTCCTCGACGTCGTGGCCGATCGCCTGCTGATGCCCTCATCCGCTCCGCTGCTCTCCGGGGAGCCCGACCGGATGGCCGTGGCCACGATGGCCGTGCTGCGCCGCAACGTCGTCAGCCTGAGCATCCTCGAGCCCTGGATCGCGCGCATCGCCGCGTCCGCGCGTGCGCTGGGCAGTGCCACCGAGAACCCCTACGCCAGGACCCTCGACCCCCAGAACTTCCTCCGCGCACTCTTCGTCCAGCTCTCCCTGGCGGCTGATCCTCCCCAGGTGCGTCCCGACCTCCTGCTGACGGTGATCGACGCCCTCCGCGCAACCAACAGCGAATACCTGCAGGCGCCGCGCCAGCCGGCCGAGGTCGACTAG
- a CDS encoding sensor histidine kinase: protein MPSLPELVRAHTDLDEDDVEWLRLLMADWQILADLSFADLVLWLPDRDGRGFWAGGQMRPTTGPTALVDDVLGTFVPVGRRRMIDEAFELGRVVREGDPEWRDDVPVRVEVIPVRRDGRVIAVVVRNTNLLGVRTPSRLELSYLQTAGDLTQMIATGAFPQPGQRGDHADSPRVGDGFVRLDPGGRVVYASPNALSAYRRLGLQGDLSGLVLTDLTRDLVPARRRLDEETLSAVLGGRDVRDAEVASDAVTLIVRSIPLRPRGDRIGALLLVRDVSDLRRRDQELVTKDVTIREIHHRVKNNLQTVAALLRLQARRIEEPGARAALEEAVRRVGTIAVVHETLSHAVEETVDFDEVADRLGSMVTEVSGVEAAVRVVRQGSFGSLPSAMATALAMVLTEVLQNAVEHGFAGRPADQPGQIMVTARRIVGRLHLIVEDDGHGLPEGFALDGSVNLGLSIVRTLVESELDGVLEIGPGVGRGTRVQVDVPLG from the coding sequence GTGCCGTCGCTGCCCGAGCTCGTGCGTGCCCACACCGACCTCGACGAGGACGACGTGGAGTGGCTGCGCCTGCTCATGGCCGACTGGCAGATCCTCGCCGACCTCTCCTTCGCCGACCTGGTCCTGTGGCTCCCGGACCGCGACGGCAGGGGTTTCTGGGCAGGTGGGCAGATGCGACCCACGACCGGTCCCACCGCGCTCGTGGACGACGTCCTCGGCACGTTCGTCCCGGTCGGGCGCCGACGCATGATCGACGAGGCGTTCGAGCTCGGTCGTGTGGTGCGCGAGGGCGATCCGGAGTGGCGTGACGACGTCCCCGTCCGGGTCGAGGTCATCCCGGTCCGCCGCGACGGTCGGGTGATCGCGGTCGTCGTGCGCAACACCAACCTCCTCGGGGTGCGCACGCCCAGCCGGCTCGAGCTGAGCTACCTCCAGACGGCCGGAGACCTCACGCAGATGATCGCCACGGGAGCGTTCCCGCAGCCCGGACAGCGCGGCGACCACGCGGACTCGCCGCGGGTCGGGGACGGGTTCGTGCGCCTCGACCCGGGCGGGCGCGTCGTCTACGCGAGCCCCAACGCGCTCTCCGCCTACCGACGTCTCGGGCTCCAGGGCGACCTGAGCGGTCTGGTGCTGACCGACCTCACGCGTGACCTCGTGCCCGCTCGTCGACGGCTGGACGAGGAGACCCTCAGCGCCGTGCTCGGTGGCCGCGACGTCCGAGACGCCGAGGTGGCCTCCGACGCCGTGACGCTGATCGTGCGCAGCATCCCGCTCCGGCCGCGTGGTGATCGCATCGGCGCGCTCCTGCTCGTCCGCGACGTCTCCGACCTGCGGCGTCGCGACCAGGAGCTGGTCACCAAGGACGTCACCATCCGCGAGATCCACCACCGCGTGAAGAACAACCTCCAGACGGTGGCTGCTCTGCTCCGGCTCCAGGCCAGGCGGATCGAGGAGCCCGGGGCCCGCGCGGCGCTCGAGGAGGCCGTCCGCAGGGTCGGCACCATCGCCGTGGTCCACGAGACCTTGAGCCACGCCGTGGAGGAGACGGTCGACTTCGACGAGGTCGCCGACCGGCTCGGATCGATGGTCACCGAGGTCTCGGGAGTCGAGGCCGCGGTGCGTGTCGTACGCCAAGGCAGCTTCGGCTCGTTGCCCTCGGCCATGGCGACGGCGCTGGCGATGGTCCTGACCGAGGTGCTGCAGAACGCCGTCGAGCACGGCTTCGCCGGCCGTCCCGCAGACCAGCCGGGACAGATCATGGTCACCGCGCGCCGGATCGTGGGGCGCCTCCACCTGATCGTCGAGGACGACGGTCACGGGCTCCCGGAGGGCTTCGCGCTCGACGGGTCCGTCAACCTCGGGCTGTCGATCGTGCGGACCCTCGTGGAGTCGGAGCTCGACGGCGTCCTCGAGATCGGTCCGGGCGTCGGCCGAGGCACTCGCGTGCAGGTCGACGTGCCGCTCGGCTGA
- a CDS encoding WhiB family transcriptional regulator: MDWRSRSACLDEDPELFFPIGNTGPAILQIEEAKQVCRRCDVREQCLAWALEAGQDHGVWGGLSEDERRALKRRNARARIRTA; encoded by the coding sequence ATGGATTGGCGCAGCCGCTCTGCCTGCCTCGACGAGGACCCGGAGCTGTTCTTCCCGATCGGCAACACCGGCCCGGCCATCCTCCAGATCGAGGAGGCCAAGCAGGTGTGCCGGCGGTGCGACGTCCGCGAGCAGTGCCTGGCCTGGGCGCTCGAGGCCGGTCAGGACCACGGCGTCTGGGGTGGACTGAGCGAGGACGAGCGCCGGGCGCTCAAGCGTCGCAACGCGCGCGCCCGCATCCGCACCGCCTGA
- a CDS encoding RNA polymerase sigma factor SigF yields MGLHDTGDSAVEDVGDETPSNLERVRAQSAELFSTLHDPGSSEAERGQARHDLVHLHLPLVEHCARRFRNRGEPFEDLVQVGTIGLIKAVDRFEPERGLEFSTYATPTVIGEVKRYFRDKGWAIRVPRRLQELRMQISTSTQELTHQLGRSPTPRELADALGCSVEEVMEGIESSHAYATLSLDASNDSEDGAPSMLAMLGAEDSHIEHIEIRESIRPMLEGLGEREKRILLLRFFKNMTQSQIAEEIGVSQMHVSRLLTRTLGQLRESLESD; encoded by the coding sequence ATGGGGCTACACGACACGGGGGACTCCGCGGTGGAGGACGTGGGCGACGAGACGCCGAGCAACCTGGAGCGCGTGCGCGCGCAGAGCGCCGAGCTCTTCTCCACCCTGCACGACCCCGGTTCCTCCGAGGCCGAGCGTGGCCAGGCCCGCCACGACCTGGTCCACCTGCACCTACCCCTGGTCGAGCACTGCGCGCGACGGTTCCGCAACCGGGGCGAGCCGTTCGAGGACCTCGTCCAGGTCGGCACCATCGGCCTGATCAAGGCGGTCGACCGCTTCGAGCCTGAGCGCGGCCTGGAGTTCTCGACCTACGCGACACCGACCGTCATCGGCGAGGTCAAGCGCTACTTCCGTGACAAGGGCTGGGCGATCCGCGTGCCGAGGCGGCTCCAGGAGCTACGCATGCAGATCTCCACCTCCACCCAGGAGCTGACCCACCAGCTGGGTCGCTCGCCGACACCGCGTGAGCTCGCCGACGCGCTCGGCTGCAGCGTGGAGGAGGTCATGGAGGGCATCGAGTCCAGCCACGCCTATGCGACGTTGTCCCTCGATGCCTCCAACGACTCCGAGGACGGCGCCCCGAGCATGCTGGCGATGCTCGGTGCCGAGGACTCCCACATCGAGCACATCGAGATCCGCGAGTCGATCCGCCCGATGCTCGAAGGCCTCGGAGAGCGTGAGAAGCGCATCTTGTTGCTGCGCTTCTTCAAGAACATGACCCAGTCCCAGATCGCCGAGGAGATCGGGGTCTCCCAGATGCACGTGTCGCGCCTGCTGACCCGCACGCTGGGGCAGCTTCGAGAGTCTCTCGAGTCCGACTAG
- a CDS encoding anti-sigma factor — protein sequence MAWTRQDQPQQAGTTEPRPDVELRLPAESVYAAVVRTTAAGLAARLDFTIDDIEDLRIAMSEATALVIPTADPGSDVFCRFTFGPGAGLLTVEIEAETTDEPTLDPNGFAWQVLDTLAQDASARSGDGRFAIRFTVRSQLAPQMSGPDR from the coding sequence ATGGCCTGGACACGACAAGACCAGCCCCAGCAGGCCGGCACGACTGAGCCGCGGCCTGATGTCGAGCTCAGGCTCCCCGCCGAGAGCGTCTACGCCGCAGTCGTCCGCACCACCGCCGCAGGGCTCGCCGCGCGGCTCGACTTCACCATCGACGACATCGAGGACCTCCGCATCGCCATGAGCGAGGCCACCGCCCTGGTGATCCCGACGGCCGACCCGGGATCGGACGTCTTCTGCAGGTTCACCTTCGGGCCGGGTGCGGGACTGCTCACCGTGGAGATCGAGGCCGAGACGACCGACGAGCCCACGCTCGACCCCAACGGGTTCGCCTGGCAGGTCCTCGACACCCTCGCCCAGGACGCCTCCGCGCGGTCGGGGGACGGAAGGTTCGCGATCAGGTTCACGGTGAGATCGCAGCTCGCCCCACAGATGTCGGGTCCAGACCGCTGA
- the sodN gene encoding superoxide dismutase, Ni, translated as MLRPSNLSAWFAPTVEVSAHCDLPCGVYDPAQARIEAESVKAIITKALDSDDADFRTRAIMIKEQRSELVKHHLWVLWTDYFKPPHFEKYPQLHTLVNEATKLAGASGTKGELDAAKADELLAKIDEIAEIFWETKKA; from the coding sequence ATGCTTCGCCCCAGCAACCTTTCCGCCTGGTTCGCGCCGACCGTCGAGGTCTCTGCCCACTGCGACCTGCCGTGCGGCGTCTACGACCCCGCTCAGGCCCGCATCGAGGCCGAGTCCGTCAAGGCCATCATCACCAAGGCTCTCGACAGCGACGACGCAGACTTCCGCACCCGCGCCATCATGATCAAGGAGCAGCGCTCCGAGCTCGTCAAGCACCACCTGTGGGTGCTGTGGACCGACTACTTCAAGCCGCCGCACTTCGAGAAGTACCCCCAGCTCCACACGCTCGTGAACGAGGCGACCAAGCTGGCCGGCGCCTCCGGCACCAAGGGCGAGCTCGATGCCGCCAAGGCCGACGAGCTCCTCGCCAAGATCGACGAGATCGCCGAGATCTTCTGGGAGACCAAGAAGGCCTGA
- a CDS encoding S24/S26 family peptidase: protein MRGRVGMAIVRGRSMEPALREGDRLLVSYGRRVRPGSLVVARFADGTLAVKRAADLRATASGAPGWWLLSDNADEGVDSRHRGPVAVEDCLAVVVARLWPSPRLGRRLSGR, encoded by the coding sequence ATGAGAGGTCGTGTGGGAATGGCGATCGTGCGTGGTCGGTCGATGGAGCCCGCGCTGCGGGAGGGCGACCGCCTGCTGGTGTCGTACGGCAGGCGGGTGCGACCCGGCTCGCTCGTGGTGGCGCGGTTCGCCGACGGCACTCTCGCCGTGAAGCGGGCCGCGGACCTCCGGGCGACGGCCTCGGGTGCGCCTGGCTGGTGGCTGCTCAGCGACAACGCCGACGAGGGAGTGGACTCACGGCATCGCGGACCGGTCGCCGTGGAGGACTGTCTGGCCGTTGTGGTCGCACGCCTGTGGCCCTCACCACGGCTGGGACGACGTCTGTCCGGAAGGTGA
- a CDS encoding NAD(P)-dependent malic enzyme, translating into MHAERHPHSGDPVFDLHVGGKMETVSTVELTGPDELSLAYTPGVARVCEAIAADPSMTQHYTWVPNTVAVVTDGTAVLGLGDIGPAAAMPVMEGKAVLFKQFGGVDAVPICLDTTDVEEIIETVVRLAPSFGGINLEDISAPRCFEIEERLKERLDIPVFHDDQHGTAVVALAALQNALRLTGRSPGSTRVVISGAGAAGVAIAKILLGAGITDIVVTDRRGVVSSERSDLTPVKRALAQLTADRTGRSGTLAEALDGADVYLGVSGGTVPEELVATMAAEAIIFAMANPTPEVHPDVAHKYARVVATGRSDYPNQINNVLAFPGIFRGAFDVHATAITEGMKLAAANALAELVVDNLREDLVIPSPFDPRVPGAVRSAVAEAARLDGVARR; encoded by the coding sequence ATGCATGCCGAGCGCCATCCCCATTCCGGCGACCCGGTGTTCGACCTCCACGTGGGCGGCAAGATGGAGACCGTCTCCACCGTCGAGCTGACGGGCCCTGACGAGCTCTCGCTGGCCTACACGCCGGGGGTCGCGAGGGTGTGTGAGGCGATCGCCGCCGACCCGTCGATGACGCAGCACTACACCTGGGTGCCCAACACCGTGGCGGTCGTCACCGACGGCACGGCCGTGCTCGGCCTCGGGGACATCGGTCCGGCTGCAGCCATGCCCGTGATGGAGGGCAAGGCCGTGCTGTTCAAGCAGTTCGGTGGCGTCGACGCGGTGCCGATCTGTCTTGACACCACCGATGTCGAGGAGATCATCGAGACCGTCGTCCGCCTGGCGCCCAGCTTCGGCGGGATCAACCTCGAGGACATCTCGGCACCCCGGTGCTTCGAGATCGAGGAACGGCTCAAGGAGCGCCTCGACATCCCTGTCTTCCACGACGACCAGCACGGCACCGCCGTGGTGGCGCTCGCCGCGCTCCAGAACGCGTTGCGGCTCACCGGTCGCTCGCCGGGCTCCACGCGCGTGGTCATCTCCGGGGCCGGCGCCGCCGGAGTCGCGATCGCGAAGATCCTGCTCGGCGCCGGCATCACCGACATCGTGGTCACCGACCGTCGCGGCGTGGTCAGCTCCGAGCGCTCCGACCTCACGCCCGTCAAGCGTGCTCTCGCCCAGCTCACCGCCGACCGCACGGGCCGCAGCGGCACCCTGGCGGAGGCCCTCGACGGCGCAGACGTCTACCTCGGCGTCTCGGGCGGCACCGTGCCCGAGGAGCTCGTCGCCACCATGGCTGCGGAGGCGATCATCTTCGCGATGGCCAACCCCACGCCCGAGGTGCACCCCGACGTCGCCCACAAGTACGCCCGCGTGGTCGCGACCGGACGCTCCGACTATCCCAACCAGATCAACAACGTGCTGGCCTTCCCGGGCATCTTCCGTGGCGCCTTCGACGTGCACGCGACGGCCATCACCGAGGGCATGAAGCTCGCTGCCGCCAACGCTCTCGCGGAGCTCGTGGTGGACAACCTGCGCGAGGACCTGGTGATCCCCTCGCCCTTCGACCCACGGGTCCCCGGCGCGGTGCGCTCGGCGGTGGCCGAGGCAGCGCGTCTCGACGGGGTCGCCCGCCGCTGA
- a CDS encoding zinc-binding dehydrogenase — MFAVYAESFSADNPLDGLVVGERPDPVAPEGWATVTVRAASLNHHDLWSLRGVGLKEQALPMILGCDAAGIDEDGNEVVVHAVVSDADWTGDETLDPRRSLLSERHQGTFADQVVVPRRNLVPKPASMSFEEAACLPTAWLTAYRMLFVQGDLRPGETVLVQGAGGGVATALITLARAAGLRVLATSRDEAKRARALELGAHEVFESGARLPVKVDAVMETVGRATWSHSVRSLRPGGRIVISGTTSGPALDDAELTRIFFLQLSVIGSTMGTRDELEALVRFMDATGTRPLIDRTIPMDQARDGFAAMAEGDVFGKIVFSR, encoded by the coding sequence ATGTTCGCTGTCTACGCAGAGTCCTTCTCGGCTGACAACCCGCTGGACGGCCTGGTGGTGGGCGAGCGCCCCGATCCCGTGGCTCCCGAGGGGTGGGCCACGGTGACGGTGAGGGCCGCCAGCCTCAACCACCACGACCTGTGGTCGCTTCGCGGGGTCGGGCTCAAGGAGCAGGCGCTCCCCATGATCCTCGGCTGTGACGCCGCAGGCATCGACGAGGACGGCAACGAGGTCGTCGTCCACGCCGTCGTCAGCGACGCCGACTGGACCGGCGACGAGACCCTCGACCCGAGGCGGTCGCTCCTCTCCGAGCGTCACCAGGGCACCTTCGCCGACCAGGTCGTCGTACCCCGCCGCAACCTCGTGCCCAAGCCGGCCTCGATGTCCTTCGAGGAGGCGGCCTGTCTGCCGACGGCCTGGCTGACGGCCTACCGCATGCTCTTCGTCCAGGGCGACCTGAGGCCGGGCGAGACGGTGCTCGTCCAGGGGGCTGGCGGCGGGGTGGCCACCGCCCTGATCACGCTGGCGCGGGCTGCGGGACTGCGGGTGCTGGCCACCAGCCGCGACGAGGCCAAGCGTGCTCGAGCCCTCGAGCTCGGCGCCCACGAGGTGTTCGAGTCCGGCGCCCGTCTCCCGGTCAAGGTCGACGCCGTCATGGAGACGGTCGGGCGGGCCACGTGGAGCCACTCCGTCCGCTCGTTGCGCCCCGGCGGGCGCATCGTCATCAGCGGTACGACGTCGGGGCCGGCGCTCGACGACGCCGAGCTGACCCGCATCTTCTTCCTCCAGCTCTCGGTGATCGGCTCCACCATGGGCACCCGCGACGAGCTCGAGGCGCTGGTGAGGTTCATGGACGCCACCGGCACCCGGCCGCTGATCGATCGCACCATCCCGATGGACCAGGCTCGCGACGGCTTCGCAGCCATGGCCGAGGGCGACGTGTTCGGGAAGATCGTCTTCAGCCGATGA
- a CDS encoding SDR family oxidoreductase, whose translation MSGQHPRTHVVTGAGSGIGEVLATRLAERGDSLVLLARSAARAEELGSRFADAQVLVADLADPGMLNGLGREIDGPVDSLVHVAGVVELAEVARLRLQEMEHQLAVNLVAPALLTRELLPHLRAARGTVVFVNSTSGLSASAKWGAYAASKFGLRAMADVLREEEKGAGVRVTSVFPSRTATPMQEQVHEQEGVDYDPTRWIQPATVADMVLHVLDLPEDATVPEVVVRPR comes from the coding sequence ATGAGCGGGCAGCACCCTCGGACCCACGTCGTCACCGGCGCCGGGTCGGGCATCGGCGAGGTGCTCGCGACGCGTCTGGCCGAGCGAGGTGACAGCCTCGTCCTCCTGGCGCGGTCGGCGGCTCGCGCCGAAGAGCTCGGCAGTCGCTTCGCCGACGCGCAGGTGCTGGTGGCCGACCTCGCCGACCCCGGCATGCTCAACGGACTGGGGCGCGAGATCGACGGCCCGGTCGACTCCCTGGTCCATGTCGCCGGGGTGGTCGAGCTCGCGGAGGTCGCGCGACTCCGCCTCCAGGAGATGGAGCACCAGCTCGCCGTCAACCTCGTCGCTCCGGCGCTGCTGACCCGCGAGCTGCTGCCCCACCTGCGTGCCGCCCGCGGCACGGTCGTGTTCGTGAACTCCACGTCGGGCCTGTCGGCCAGCGCGAAGTGGGGCGCCTACGCGGCCTCGAAGTTCGGTCTGCGGGCGATGGCCGACGTGCTGCGCGAGGAGGAGAAGGGGGCCGGTGTGCGGGTCACCTCGGTCTTCCCCAGCCGAACCGCCACGCCCATGCAGGAGCAGGTCCACGAGCAGGAGGGCGTCGACTACGACCCCACGCGGTGGATCCAGCCCGCCACCGTCGCCGACATGGTCCTGCACGTGCTCGACCTGCCCGAGGACGCCACGGTGCCAGAGGTCGTCGTACGCCCGCGCTGA